One window of the Shewanella cyperi genome contains the following:
- a CDS encoding GFA family protein, which translates to MTAKDTQGKCLCGAVRFEMAFPSKWVAHCHCSLCQRAHGAAFVTWVGVEESQVSIEDPEGQLCWFASSAPASRGFCRRCGSSLFFRSSRWPGELHITRANFTGPLDREPQAHAFYDSHVDWFLVQDELPKMPQPN; encoded by the coding sequence ATGACGGCTAAGGATACACAGGGAAAATGTTTGTGCGGTGCGGTCCGCTTTGAGATGGCGTTTCCCTCAAAATGGGTGGCCCATTGCCATTGCAGCCTGTGCCAACGTGCCCATGGCGCCGCCTTTGTGACCTGGGTGGGTGTCGAGGAAAGTCAGGTCAGTATTGAGGATCCCGAGGGGCAGCTTTGCTGGTTCGCCTCGTCTGCCCCCGCCAGCCGTGGCTTTTGCCGCCGCTGTGGCAGCAGTCTGTTTTTCCGCTCCAGTCGCTGGCCAGGGGAACTGCATATCACCCGGGCCAATTTCACCGGTCCCCTGGACAGGGAGCCCCAGGCCCACGCCTTCTACGACAGCCATGTGGACTGGTTTTTGGTGCAGGACGAGTTGCCCAAAATGCCGCAGCCCAATTAG
- a CDS encoding DUF3224 domain-containing protein produces the protein MHKLEGVFQITGWDEAPYAESPNGAKQTLAKITQQYQGDISGSSEITYLMSYQADGTAVFVGMEKITAEIRGKRGSLILQHQGKFEAGVASSDFSIVANSGTEALADLSGKGHFRSTENGQANYFLDQAD, from the coding sequence ATGCACAAGCTGGAAGGTGTGTTTCAAATAACCGGTTGGGACGAAGCGCCCTATGCCGAAAGTCCCAATGGCGCCAAGCAAACCCTGGCCAAAATCACCCAGCAATACCAGGGTGACATCAGCGGCAGCAGCGAAATTACTTACCTGATGTCCTATCAGGCCGATGGGACGGCGGTGTTTGTTGGTATGGAAAAGATCACCGCTGAGATCCGGGGCAAACGCGGCAGCCTGATCCTGCAACACCAGGGTAAATTTGAAGCCGGTGTTGCCAGCAGCGACTTCAGCATAGTGGCCAATTCAGGCACAGAGGCCCTGGCCGACCTGTCGGGTAAGGGCCACTTCAGATCGACCGAAAACGGTCAGGCCAACTACTTCCTGGACCAGGCCGACTGA
- a CDS encoding GFA family protein: MKYRGSCHCQAVQFEVECPDTVEVEDCNCSICSKAGFLHLIVPLSQFTLLRGADKLTTYSFNSHVAKHTFCRICGIKPFYTPRSNPDGIDINLRCLDEKPANIRIVKFDGQNWEQHAHALAHKSQASQKPD, encoded by the coding sequence ATGAAATACCGAGGCAGCTGCCATTGTCAGGCGGTGCAATTTGAAGTGGAGTGCCCCGATACTGTCGAGGTGGAAGACTGCAACTGCTCCATTTGCAGCAAGGCGGGATTTTTACACCTTATCGTGCCGCTGAGCCAATTTACCCTGCTGAGAGGTGCCGACAAACTCACCACATATAGCTTCAACAGCCATGTGGCCAAGCACACTTTTTGTCGCATCTGCGGTATCAAGCCCTTCTACACCCCGAGATCCAATCCCGACGGCATAGACATCAACCTGCGCTGCCTTGATGAAAAACCGGCCAATATCCGCATAGTCAAATTCGATGGCCAGAACTGGGAGCAACACGCCCATGCTCTTGCCCATAAGAGCCAGGCCTCACAAAAGCCGGATTAG
- a CDS encoding MerR family transcriptional regulator: MAQYNVSELARLAGVSVRTLHHYDEIGLLPPSGRTLGGYRLYGERDLLRLQQILMYRELGLKLARIRDIMTDPQHDLLTSLKEQYSQLGQHIAHFQRLRRMLDLAIVQLEQRKESDMTTTPGKLFADFSEAALKDEAIDKWGQDAVNRGGAGREAMDSEGKAALDAEGEAISKELATLVGQAADSDAVQALMARQHAWLCAHGDCPAARLPMLGEMYVADERFRHFYDRFASGTAELMRDGLVHYAAKLT, encoded by the coding sequence GTGGCTCAATACAATGTCAGCGAGCTGGCCCGCCTGGCCGGTGTCAGTGTCAGAACCCTGCATCACTATGATGAGATCGGTCTGTTACCCCCAAGCGGTCGCACGCTGGGTGGTTATCGGCTCTATGGTGAGCGGGATCTGTTGCGCTTGCAGCAGATCCTCATGTATCGGGAGCTGGGGCTTAAGCTGGCCCGTATTCGCGACATAATGACGGATCCACAACATGACTTGCTCACCAGTCTGAAGGAACAGTACAGCCAACTTGGCCAGCACATAGCCCACTTTCAACGACTGCGGCGTATGTTGGACCTGGCCATAGTTCAATTGGAACAAAGAAAGGAGTCAGATATGACCACAACACCGGGCAAACTCTTTGCCGATTTCAGTGAAGCCGCCCTGAAGGATGAAGCCATAGACAAGTGGGGCCAAGACGCGGTAAATCGTGGTGGCGCCGGCCGTGAGGCCATGGATAGCGAGGGCAAGGCTGCCCTGGATGCCGAAGGGGAGGCCATTTCCAAAGAACTGGCCACCCTGGTGGGACAGGCTGCCGACAGCGATGCAGTGCAGGCCCTGATGGCGCGTCAGCATGCCTGGCTGTGCGCCCATGGCGATTGCCCTGCTGCTCGTTTGCCCATGTTGGGGGAAATGTATGTGGCCGATGAGCGCTTCCGCCACTTTTACGATCGCTTTGCATCCGGGACGGCCGAATTGATGCGGGACGGCCTGGTGCACTACGCCGCCAAACTGACCTGA
- a CDS encoding DUF3157 family protein has product MTTLKGRLLLPLTAALLCLPLTALAASKVAEVTLDNGARVILKDDFSWEYLIIETPDASAQAAEAGATELVPEASAPLAAAAPAAPAVPAAPVAKAAPVQLNSTAMTMPELLGKAGKDGISVSFAEAQWQGDRLGLVFDISSEHNEELVEVLVQASFFDDQGQKIKQEELQVWRAIKRLPDTYLRKGQHRRSDIIWVEGLDKSRWQKQLLQLKITELSTW; this is encoded by the coding sequence ATGACTACACTGAAAGGCCGTTTGTTACTTCCCCTGACAGCCGCCCTGCTCTGCCTGCCTTTAACCGCCCTTGCAGCATCCAAGGTTGCCGAAGTCACCCTGGACAACGGCGCCCGGGTGATACTGAAAGACGATTTCAGCTGGGAATACCTGATAATTGAAACGCCGGACGCCTCAGCACAGGCCGCTGAAGCGGGCGCCACAGAGCTGGTTCCCGAGGCAAGCGCCCCCTTGGCTGCTGCGGCCCCAGCAGCACCGGCAGTACCGGCGGCACCCGTTGCCAAGGCGGCGCCGGTGCAACTTAACAGTACCGCCATGACCATGCCGGAATTGCTCGGCAAGGCGGGCAAGGACGGCATCAGCGTCAGTTTTGCCGAGGCCCAATGGCAGGGTGATCGCCTGGGGTTGGTGTTCGATATCAGCAGCGAACATAATGAAGAACTGGTGGAAGTGCTGGTGCAGGCCAGCTTTTTTGACGATCAGGGACAAAAGATCAAACAAGAAGAATTGCAGGTGTGGCGCGCCATCAAGCGGTTACCCGACACCTACCTGCGCAAGGGGCAGCACAGACGCTCGGACATCATCTGGGTCGAAGGACTGGATAAATCCCGCTGGCAGAAGCAACTGCTGCAACTGAAAATCACCGAACTCAGCACCTGGTAA
- the mtgA gene encoding monofunctional biosynthetic peptidoglycan transglycosylase, with translation MLLTLLPLLALKFIDPPSWSWRLQRHWFPPAPITRVSHQWRDLAAISSRLQLAVIASEDQRFPDHLGLDWQAIEKALSTNKQGRKVKGASTLTQQTAKNLFLWPSRNLLRKGLEAWFSLWMELLLGKQRILELYLNIVEFGPGIYGAEAAAQHYFHKSAGALSSHEAALLAAVLPNPWQYRIRPPSDYMQQRADWIEMQMRQLGTQTLRRLD, from the coding sequence ATGCTGCTGACCCTGCTGCCGCTTTTGGCACTGAAATTTATTGACCCGCCCAGCTGGAGTTGGCGCCTGCAGAGGCACTGGTTTCCCCCTGCGCCCATTACCCGGGTATCGCACCAATGGCGGGATCTTGCCGCCATCTCCAGTCGGTTGCAGCTGGCGGTCATTGCCTCTGAAGATCAACGATTCCCTGACCACCTGGGGCTGGATTGGCAGGCCATTGAGAAGGCATTATCGACCAATAAGCAAGGTCGCAAGGTGAAGGGCGCCAGCACCCTGACCCAGCAAACGGCCAAAAACCTGTTTTTATGGCCGTCCCGCAATCTGCTGCGCAAAGGCCTGGAGGCCTGGTTCAGCCTGTGGATGGAACTCCTGCTGGGCAAGCAGCGGATCCTGGAGCTGTATCTCAACATAGTGGAGTTCGGTCCCGGCATCTACGGTGCCGAGGCCGCGGCGCAGCATTATTTCCATAAGTCCGCCGGGGCCCTGTCGTCCCATGAGGCGGCGCTGCTGGCGGCGGTATTGCCGAATCCCTGGCAATATCGCATTCGGCCGCCCAGCGATTATATGCAGCAGCGGGCCGATTGGATTGAGATGCAGATGCGTCAGTTGGGCACTCAAACCTTAAGAAGGCTCGATTGA
- the trxC gene encoding thioredoxin TrxC — protein sequence MLIACPHCSALNRVPDERLTQGPKCGGCKQSLFLGRPLELTEANFAAHANRSELPLLVDFWAPWCGPCRQFAPIFEQCAAEMEPGLRLGKLNTESQQALAARFGIRSIPTLMLFQQGKLLASQAGAMPKQALQQWLKQHLPAA from the coding sequence ATGCTGATAGCCTGCCCCCATTGCTCTGCCCTGAACCGGGTACCCGACGAGCGCCTGACCCAGGGCCCCAAGTGCGGAGGCTGTAAACAGTCGCTGTTCCTGGGGCGGCCCCTGGAGCTAACCGAGGCCAATTTTGCCGCCCATGCCAACCGCTCGGAACTGCCGCTGCTGGTGGATTTCTGGGCCCCCTGGTGTGGCCCCTGTCGCCAATTCGCCCCCATCTTTGAGCAATGCGCTGCGGAAATGGAGCCTGGATTACGGCTCGGCAAGCTCAACACCGAGTCGCAGCAGGCGCTGGCCGCCAGGTTTGGCATACGCTCAATCCCCACCCTCATGCTGTTCCAACAGGGTAAGCTGCTGGCAAGCCAGGCGGGCGCCATGCCCAAACAGGCATTGCAGCAATGGCTTAAGCAACATTTGCCCGCCGCTTGA